Proteins encoded together in one Carya illinoinensis cultivar Pawnee chromosome 3, C.illinoinensisPawnee_v1, whole genome shotgun sequence window:
- the LOC122304477 gene encoding uncharacterized protein LOC122304477, translating into MATGWFIALQPCNIYSFKELGRQFITQFMASRNRRHPTAYLLNVKQRDDESLKSYLSWFNKELLTMDEQDEKITLAAPLGSIWPKRPLTAELARSTPYNVARIHGPCRRVCQFRGHPLCVDLPEEV; encoded by the coding sequence ATGGCAACGGGATGGTTCATAGCTTTGCAACCCTGCAACATCTATAGTTTTAAGGAGTTGGGCCGACAATTCATTACCCAATTCATGGCCAGTAGAAATAGGAGGCATCCGACTGCCTATCTACTAAATGTGAAACAACGAGATGATGAGAGCTTGAAATCTTATCTCTCTTGGTTCAATAAGGAGCTCTTGACAATGGATGAGCAGGATGAGAAGATAACATTGGCAGCACCCCTGGGCAGCATTTGGCCCAAGAGACCATTAACGGCTGAACTGGCTAGGTCAACCCCCTACAATGTTGCACGAATTCATGGACCATGTAGACGAGTGTGTCAATTCCGAGGACACCCTCTGTGTGTTGACCTCCCCGAGGAGGTCTGA